The Acidimicrobiales bacterium genome has a window encoding:
- the disA gene encoding DNA integrity scanning diadenylate cyclase DisA has product MTPRRSVALLDALAAVAPGKALREGLDRILQASMGALIVVGDGPDVLNICSGGFLLDAAFSPQRLSELAKMDGAIILSSDATRIARANVHLVPNPNVPTSETGTRHRTAERVARSIPVPVISVSEDMSVIAVYVDDQKHPLEPIPRLLNRANQALQTLERYRNRLDTVSAALSALEVEDLVTLRDVVSVLQRTEMVRRIAEEIDGYIVELGVDGRLVRLQLEELMGGVEDDRRLVIRDYFHEEASWHLDQALQGLAELTTEDLLDLKAVASMLHLPAGPTDLDASHQPRGYRLLSKIPRLPAAVIDRIVERFGNLQKIMRATIDDLDDVEGVGEARARAIKEGLSRLAESSILDRYA; this is encoded by the coding sequence GTGACCCCCCGGCGCAGCGTCGCCCTTCTGGACGCGCTCGCCGCCGTCGCGCCCGGCAAGGCGCTCCGCGAGGGGCTCGACCGGATCCTCCAGGCCAGCATGGGCGCGCTCATCGTGGTCGGCGACGGGCCGGACGTGCTCAACATCTGCTCCGGCGGGTTCCTGCTCGACGCCGCCTTCAGCCCGCAGCGCCTGTCCGAGCTGGCGAAGATGGACGGGGCGATCATCTTGTCCTCCGACGCCACCCGCATCGCCAGGGCCAACGTGCACCTCGTGCCGAACCCGAACGTCCCGACGTCGGAGACCGGCACCCGCCACCGCACGGCCGAGCGGGTCGCCCGCTCGATCCCCGTGCCGGTGATCTCGGTGTCCGAGGACATGTCGGTCATCGCCGTGTACGTGGACGACCAGAAGCACCCGCTCGAGCCCATCCCCCGGCTGCTCAACCGGGCCAACCAGGCCCTCCAGACCCTGGAGCGGTACCGCAACCGGCTCGACACGGTGTCGGCCGCCCTGTCCGCCCTCGAGGTCGAGGACCTCGTGACCTTGCGCGACGTCGTGTCGGTCCTCCAGCGGACCGAGATGGTCCGCCGCATCGCCGAGGAGATCGACGGCTACATCGTCGAGCTCGGCGTCGACGGCCGCCTCGTGCGCCTCCAGCTGGAGGAGCTGATGGGCGGGGTGGAGGACGACCGCCGCCTCGTCATACGCGACTACTTCCACGAGGAGGCGTCCTGGCACCTCGACCAGGCCCTCCAGGGGCTGGCCGAGCTGACCACCGAGGACCTCCTCGACCTGAAGGCCGTCGCCTCGATGCTGCACCTGCCGGCCGGGCCCACCGACCTCGACGCCAGCCACCAGCCCCGCGGCTACCGCCTGCTGTCGAAGATCCCCCGGCTCCCGGCCGCGGTGATCGACCGGATCGTCGAGCGCTTCGGCAACCTCCAGAAGATCATGCGGGCGACGATCGACGACCTGGACGACGTCGAGGGCGTCGGCGAGGCCAGGGCGAGGGCGATCAAGGAGGGCCTCAGCCGCCTGGCCGAGTCCTCCATCCTCGACCGCTACGCCTGA